The region ctttttaaaaaaatccagTAAATATTACATAACATAAATAAGATTCATTAAAGTATGAGAATATTTTTATCAATCTTGTTCCTGCTTAAACTTTGCATTAGATTGATACACGATATGTGAATAGATTTGGCATATAGAAAAACTTGGTTGATTTTTATTACTGTCTAAACATTAGTAATCAGATATTTCAATTTTGTATAGCATTATACAATGGTGTCTACTTCAATAATGAAAGTTGACAGTGGATTATATTTGTATATTGAGATTAAAAAAATCTATTAATGTTAATTGTCCATCTACATATTAAAAAGTTTGTTTACACATAGACTTAATAGTATACTGATAGCAACCATGAAGACTAACATGTAAAAGTGACAGAGCTTGATATAACAAAGCAACATGACCTCGGTTATATCTCCAGAAATGAGACAAAAATTAAATAGTTCAAATTACTTGTTACAGTTATGTTCTGAAATTCGGATTCACTTAGCTGGAGATTAACGTTACCAAACAGTTTGCAACAACTATCATTTCAAGGAGCTTATTCCTCATAATAAGAAATTAGTCACATACATGAAACTATTATAAATGTAGGTGGGTATAGTAatgatattttaaattttaagtGCGAGGAATATCTTCAATTAATTGAGGCAGAATTAGGATTCTATAATCTGCTACATAGAAAATTATAGTTAAAAAGGAAAAATGAGTTCATTATAACCATGTGAAATATAACAACTTTTAGCTCAATATAACACATCAACATGACTTCAGTTATATCTCCAGAAATATGAGACAAAAATTAAATAGTTCAAATTACCTATTAGAGTTATGTTCTGGATATCTGATTCACTTAGCTGGAGATTAACGTTTCCAGAAATTTTACGCCGTGAGTAGAGAACATCATTTACCATTGCTTTCCAATGTTGTTGCCATAGTTTCAAAGGATCTGTCACCTGATTATTAGATAATATGAATACAAACAATTGTCTCATCTGAAAGGGCATAGCATGATTGGAATTCTCGGTCATGGCGACATCCCATTGTTTGTCATCCTTTAATAGGCCAAGAGCATCACATGCCTCGTTGTATGTATTATACATAATGCCATTAACAGTTCTGAGGTCTTTGAAAGATGTTGCTCCTTTAATGTGCATCAAAATCATATGCAGATAAAATGTTTCTCCAGAAGATGCATGAACATCAGATAAACGCCCAAAAACTGTACCACGTTCACGAATCTTCCACATGTTTTGATCCTGTTTCCAAGTAAAATTATGAGGAAACTGATGATATGTAAACTGTCTTGCCTCTGGTATATTTTTATTTGCCTGAAACCATCCTTCCAATTTGCTAAATCTCTTTTTAGCCTTCTCCGCAACATCTTGAAGATTTTCATGTTGCTCAAAAGACACACTCTTTTCGCCTTCCAAATGCACTGACAAACGCTCAACAGTAGGAAAACGATGATGTATGTCGAATTCTAAAAGATGCCAGGCAGCTTCCGAAGCACATATGTAACGACCATCAAGGAAATTTTTTATTTCATCATTTTACTTTGGTTTTGAAGATGAAGTGCTTGCTTCATTTCCTTGCTGTTTTTTCCTCAAAATCATGGTAGTCGTATCGTGACCTTTCTAGCAGTATTTAAATAAATACTTCAAAGATCGCGAACTGTTACAAACCTCCAAATTAATATGACAGTGGAAACGGACTAATAAATCCCTATTATAAGGAACCACGTATTGGTTATCAAGTTCCACTCCTTTCTTTGTCACAGTCAATCCTGTGTGTCGTCTACGATATACAGGAAAACCACAATCGTCAAAAAATGTGTGAGCATTAAACCTGGATAAGGAAAAAAAGGATGGTTATTATATTGCTacatttatgttgttaaatttTAGTATAAAAATACAGGCTTATTAAACATATACCAATGCAAATGCCATATATGAAAAAATCAACACCTTTTAGGAAAATGGCGACCACAATTGCCCTTAACCATGCAAGGAGAGTAGGAGTAATCTTTTCCATATGGCCATGAATCATGTGACTGTTGACAACATTAAAACCAATAGGATTATGATTTTTATCCGGTATTTCAGTCGAGATTAACTGATTAATGTCATCAATATTTTGTTGGCGACCTCTCGGATGTAACCATATTAACATGTGACAGTGAGGAAGACCGCGCTTTTGGAATTCAATTACATGCATTACTACAAAAGAAAGAAACGATGATATATTTATTTACGACTTTAAAAGGTATAAACAATATGTAATAAACTAAGATTTTATAATTGTAAGGAAGAAACTAAATCATAAGAGTGCATTACTACCTCCTATGCATTTCCCAAAATAATTCTTGTTTTTGAAAAGGTCCAGCAACTGGTCAAGTTTTAACTTAAAAACTCTTGCTGACACATCAAGTTTGTCAGCAACATCTACTCCAGGGAAAAATTTCATCATAATCTTAATCTCAGGCCATTGTGTATTACACGTCATTGTCAAAAATAGGGATGGATGATCGATGGTACGACAAATAGCTAATGAATCTTTGAAGTATTGATTCATATATCTTTGCGAACCAGTGTGAGTTGCAGGAAGGATGACATTCTTGCCTTTTGTAGATGGATTTGTATCACCTTTTGATATTGAATCACGAATAGATTTATAAAGATCAGACCTTATTATATTCTGATGAGCTCGAGTCCAGTCCAGTCTATATTGCTCAACTGCTGCAAAGGCATCTACCACAAATTGTTGCCATAAACGACCGCCAAGATGAAGATTCATGCCTGTTATAGTAAATATAAAGTTAGCACTAAAGATATAATTCTGAGCACAACCCTAATATATTATGCATCAGAAGACAGTGGTTAAAAGTACCTTCTTCTGGGCGTATCATTAAGTTATAAGCATAATATTCTCGCATTGTGACAGTAGTTTTGTGCTGAGTCTCATCTGGATGTAGATCACTTACATTCTCATCCGGCACTTTAGGCTTCTTGTTGTGAAGGGGAATATCTAGATGAAAATCATCATCACCATAAGGAAAAAGCAACGGATACTGAAGCTGCATAAAGTGCTTGCAGGTTACATATATTCTTTTCAGATACATCTGCTTTGTTTGAACGACAATATCTCTGAATGGGCAAGTATCATCGCTATCTCCAACTACCAAGGATGCCACCTCATTTGAAGGTCCAACCTGGTTTTTCCTGCCAGAGGCTGACTTAGATGAAACCAAAAGCAAACTAAAGTCGTCTGTTTCACCAAGATTAATACGATCATGCCCATAACGAAAACCTTCTGCCAATTGATTATTTTCATCAAGCATCTTTAACGACCCTTCTACAATATCTGGATCAAGCACTTACGAGCCAGGTATTGCATTCATGCGATTTTCTATTTCATTTTCAGTGTCATACACATACAGTTGGCATAATTTTGCTGGTTGACCATCCTTGGGTTTGAGGCTTCCAATTAGATGATAGTTTTGGCCATTAAGTTTAAAACAGTAAGGCCCTCCTCCATTGTTAATTTTGCGGTCTATTTTGCCACCAATTGAGGTGAACTGAAACAGGGAATTATATGTTCTTATGTTGAGCCTGAAGTGATCAAATTTTTCACCTCCAGATAGAAAAGAAGCAAGGAAGGGAGGAGGACGTTTTTCAGCAGGAAGCTTAACTTGACCATCTTTGCAACACATTGTAAAAGTTGGTGTGCTATCTTCGATGATTTATTGTTCtgttcttcattccacattcGTGCGTTACACTTCTGACATACCTTAGATGGAGGCCCGAGGTCCATGTATCCCGTCCATAAATCTGacaataaaaattaatataaagaTTAAAATGTCATAGTTTCATAAATTATGTTTCCTTTGTGACGTAGTTAAAATATTTATGCTACCTGAGAAATATTGATTATTGTCTTCTTCATCATCGGATAAGTACTCACCTCTATGAGTTGTACTATGATAATATTAAAGAAATAGATTAATGGTCATCTAAATAGGATAATCATTGAGGTTTGATTGTAATGAGTGGTTATCAGTTTGTACATACCTTCAGCGTCTGAGTCATCTCATTATCATCtgaaaaaataataaatagaatGAAAATGGCTTATTGTCTAAAAACTGACTGAAATCTGTCTTAATATATTTTACCAGAAATATATTGCTCATAGTCCGGCATGTGTTCAATTTGTATCTCAGCAGCGTCGTTGAATGCTTCAAACAAATTCCTTTTACCAGATGCAGAAGAACCGTCATTTGATCTAGGCGTTCTTATTGAATCATTGTTATCTGAAATTAATATTAGAGAATGCTATTCAAATTTAAATCATAAACATGCACGAAACTATATAGGCTCACAAAGACAGGGACATGCCGTGTGAAGCTGAAAACCAAACTGAGTATAAATAATAGAAAACATCAGTTCAAGGTTGCAATACTTTTTAATATTGTGTGATGTTGACAAATGAGTATATCGGAATACCTGGCCTTTTGACACCAATTTTCTCAGGCTCTGGAATATGAACTGTTACACGTCTCTTACGCTGATTTTTTTTTAGCTTGTGAAGGAGTTTCCAGCATGCGATGATCAAGTTGAGCCTGATTTATGTTCAAATTTGGCTTCTGGTGCATTTGTAAACATGTGTCTGTGAACAAATTTTTAACAAATCAGTATCTCCCTGTAAACATGTGTCTGTGAACAAATTTTAACAAATTAGTATCTCCCTGTAATAATATGAATTAGTATCTCATTGaactttaatttattttaaaaatattttaaatcatacaatttcatttatatattttgttattaatttataattaattcaattTAGATAGGTGTTGATATTTTGTTTATATTTCATTTTGTATCGTTCACTTTTTCAGTCAATAAATATTATTTACACAGTTTTTTGTTATAAATATTGTTTAAGTTTTTCTCAGTTgatcaatattttttcacatataTGTTTTTCTACATATATTGCTTAAACATGTGAACTCGAAATCAATTTTTGTCAATTACTCCCCTAACTGTATTTCtgtatataaattttaaatataaaaaattagttCAATATTACTCGGCGTCGCCTTACGGCGATCCCTCGcagtttaaaatttggaaaattaaaaaaatgtaaataCTTAATATGAGTTATTTTAAAACCGTTGAATTGAAAACTGCAATGTTACATTTCTATATATATTGCTTGAACATATGAATTTGAAATTAATTTGTGTCAATTACTCTCTAattgtatttatatatataacttaaatataaaaaaattagttcTGTATTACTCAGCATCGCCTTACGACGACACCTcgtagtttaaaatttggaaaattaaaaaatgaaagtactcaatataagttattttaaaacaGTTGAATTGAAAACTACAATGTTACATTTCTACATATATTACTTACACATGTGAATTTGAAATCAATTTTTGTCAATTACTCTCTAACTGTATTActatatatataacttaaatataaaaaatagtgcaatattactcggcgtcgccttacggcgacacctcgcagtttaaaattttgaaaattaaaatatataaataataatataagttattttaaaaccgTTGAATTGAAAACCATAATGTTTTACTGAATACATATACAAAACATATAAATTAGTGCATTAAAACAAAAGTCATTATTCTGCTAAAGgaaaatttttattcaaaaatattttaatattattgcGACGCCTCGTCGTTTAAATATTatacaattaaaatatttttttatcagCACAGATCCATATCAATGCTCTATAATTTGCAAaatgattcttcagttttctaaAAGATTTGTTGGAAGTCTCTTGAACAGTAGATGTCATGGAAATCACAAATTGATTCCAAATAGCTAATGGCAAGATTGCAAGCATATGTGTGTTCTgcaaatgtttttaaaaaaagttaACTAAAAACATAGATATTAAACAATATACTATTCGTATTCACATCCTGATTCTAATCCTAATGCTGAATTTGCCACAATATTCTCTGTGAATTGTAATCATGGTGAATATAATTGAGAGTTAAGATTGTAATCACATCCTCATTCTAATTCTGATACTGACAAACCCTGATTCATATCTTGTTGCATAAGAAATCAGAATTTCTCAGCATCAAGATTAGAATCAGGATATTAATATGTAGAGTATGCTCCAATAGATGTGAGAAATGGGATTGTTCGCTCGAACCTTCAATGTCCAAGCTACTTGAGTAACATCCAGAGCGGACAAATGCTGATGGTCGTCCATATCTGAATGCAAGAAGAGGAGAAGCTTAATAAATTATTATGGAACTTCAATGTATATTTGAGGAAATAAAAAATGTGTACCTCTATTACCTTCTTTTGATGTTTGAGTATAGGTTGAGAGCCCAAACATGTGAATATATAGTACGGTTAAACAAAATTGATTATGGTAGAGTTGCATAATTTTTTAACTTTTAAACAGATATGCACTATTTTCATTGATTAATTGACTGGGAATTTGTGTAGCCATAACATTCTCTGTGAATTGTAATCATGGAGAATCTAATTGAAAGTTAAGATTGTAATCACATGATGATTATAATCCTGATGCTAACAAACCCTGATTCATATCCTGATATTGATTCATATCCTGATGAAGGAGAAATCAAGGAACATATCATGATCTTGATCATATCTTGTTGCAGAAGAAATCAGGATTTCTCATCATCAGATTAAAATTAGGATGTTAATATGCAGAATATGCGCCAAGAGATGTGAACAATGGTTCGAATACAACTGATATAATTAAATCACACCTCATAGTCCAATAGAATAATATTATGCCTGATTGCCTCCCATGGTTATTCCTTGATATCCACATTCTTGTCACTCGAACCTTCAATTTCCAAGCTACTTGAGTAGCATCCAAAGCGGAAAAATGATGATGGTCGTTCATACCTGAATGCAAGAAGAGGAGAaacttaataaattaatataaaactTCAATGTGTATCTCTATTATGTTCTTCTGATGTTTGAGTATAGGTTGAGAGCCCAAGCATGTGAATATATAGTACAGTTAAATGAAGTTGATTATGGTAGAGTTGCATAATATTTTCAACTTTTAAACAGATATGCACTATTTTCATTGATTAATTGACTGAGAGCTTGTGTATCCACAATATTCTCTATCAATTGTAATCACAAAGAATATGATTGAGAGTTTAGAAAACTTGTTTCATGAATATTGTGTCTAACACGGTAAGAAATGTAACAATATAACTGGTCACGCGTAACTTGCATTTGAGGGTGATGAAAGTGATATAGGTATAAAAATGCGCACATCGATAGCATAATCACCCAGATAGAAAGCATATTCATTAGTTCcccttaaaaaaaattaaattctggAATATTTATAAGATATGTTGTATTTAAACTTGCCACTAATAATgtcaaaataaaaagaaatagaagaataagtaataaaaaaataatgtagTATGTGTATCAGTGATACCACATTTTTTTACTCCCCTATGTTTGAGTAGCGTGTAATGATTATCAAGTTATTTTGATAACCGTTTTCTTGTTGTGAGTCAAAATCTCCTTCAACATGCTTAAAACCGATATCATGTTTAAACTTTTCACATAAATCTAAGATTACCCGTGCATGGAACATCATACACAAAAAAATATTGACGAAATTGCAACAATAACCAAAAATCTACATTAACGGATGCAGTATATGCACTTGTTTTAGATATTAACCTTATAACCTACTTTAGTTAGATTAGAAAGGGAGATGAGAGCTGTAACAAAAAATATGACGTTATCAAATGCTAATCAGGTTTGAAAACGACACAGATGACATAGAAGTAATATAAGGATGGTTGAAATACACGTCGACACAAATTTTGATTCTTCAACATTTTAATATTACTGATAGTCACCTTAAAGAGACACTTCcaattttaaacattataaaatgaattcttcaaaaaaaagataataaaattaaaatattcaaaataata is a window of Apium graveolens cultivar Ventura chromosome 11, ASM990537v1, whole genome shotgun sequence DNA encoding:
- the LOC141695964 gene encoding uncharacterized protein LOC141695964; this translates as MLDENNQLAEGFRYGHDRINLGETDDFSLLLVSSKSASGRKNQVGPSNEVASLVVGDSDDTCPFRDIVVQTKQMYLKRIYVTCKHFMQLQYPLLFPYGDDDFHLDIPLHNKKPKVPDENVSDLHPDETQHKTTVTMREYYAYNLMIRPEEGMNLHLGGRLWQQFVVDAFAAVEQYRLDWTRAHQNIIRSDLYKSIRDSISKGDTNPSTKGKNVILPATHTGSQRYMNQYFKDSLAICRTIDHPSLFLTMTCNTQWPEIKIMMKFFPGVDVADKLDVSARVFKLKLDQLLDLFKNKNYFGKCIGVMHVIEFQKRGLPHCHMLIWLHPRGRQQNIDDINQLISTEIPDKNHNPIGFNVVNSHMIHGHMEKITPTLLAWLRAIVVAIFLKGVDFFIYGICIGICLISLFNAHTFFDDCGFPVYRRRHTGLTVTKKGVELDNQYVVPYNRDLLVRFHCHINLEVCNKFDIHHRFPTVERLSVHLEGEKSVSFEQHENLQDVAEKAKKRFSKLEGWFQANKNIPEARQFTYHQFPHNFTWKQDQNMWKIRERGTVFGRLSDVHASSGETFYLHMILMHIKGATSFKDLRTVNGIMYNTYNEACDALGLLKDDKQWDVAMTENSNHAMPFQMRQLFVFILSNNQVTDPLKLWQQHWKAMVNDVLYSRRKISGNVNLQLSESDIQNITLIALVNNEIAAFKDYHKMMDFIRSCKLNYATLESLVIYYEVVEDIWTTSVYNSQDKTITFTLKCNNYCINSDVIRACFQLPENNTLVPHTDTDVSSMLISMGYSFEPAKLANFVSENLSIENPINKLDCWAQEKRFIPDLNRADNLSEVPLIYLPIMERPQVSEVNTSVSATSPPQVSLQTTVAMASVSFPQQIPTQATKTKFSKSKSQRPHSSSSQKGLVSKTT